From the Paenibacillus sp. FSL H8-0548 genome, one window contains:
- a CDS encoding extracellular solute-binding protein, producing the protein MSNRKTFAKTASIICAIAILAGCASGGNGNGGSNSSATNSPSTEKPAAPVKLSIVQQDGGRVWKADNPAIVELERQTNTDLDVNMIPAGEIMNKYNLMAASASIPDISKLPNFEFQKYADNGLFLEVTDLIEEHAPNLKKLISKDMWDLVKYKGKQLAIPYVNVPAKIVPVVRQDWLDTLGLQPPTNLEQYEEVLKQFTKNDPDKNGQDDTYGLGATGNWKGDFTMIFGAFGIMPFDSGNIRQSYLKDDTIYPSQIASEYKEAITYIKGLWDQKLIDPELFIIKGDQANQKLVQSKAGTFTAWWSIAPQVLKVNLKMNEINPAMVWDPIVPAIVGPTGQSGLESRGSINGTINISAKAKDPVAAIKFLDYVATDEGWELANYGIKGEHYNDVLEGRTEAGNKAMEEKWLDPLAQIINRNDIMDKIAQSSTDPVQQENNRFIYAAREYNLYEDVFFGVPMTDDQKTYGPDLEKYEDEMFIKFVTGVESLSNWDQYVDNWKNKGGKAIHESRTKAYNELKGTSYKAGV; encoded by the coding sequence GTGAGTAACAGAAAGACATTCGCAAAGACGGCAAGCATTATCTGCGCCATCGCTATCCTGGCAGGCTGTGCATCAGGCGGAAACGGCAACGGGGGCAGCAATTCGTCGGCTACAAACAGTCCAAGCACAGAGAAACCGGCTGCACCAGTTAAGCTGAGTATTGTGCAGCAGGATGGAGGAAGGGTATGGAAGGCTGATAATCCTGCAATCGTAGAGCTGGAGAGGCAGACGAACACGGATTTGGACGTCAATATGATACCAGCCGGCGAAATTATGAACAAATATAATCTGATGGCGGCATCTGCCTCTATCCCGGACATCAGCAAGTTGCCCAATTTTGAGTTCCAGAAGTATGCGGACAATGGCCTATTTCTGGAGGTCACTGATTTGATCGAGGAGCATGCTCCGAATTTGAAAAAGCTGATTTCCAAAGATATGTGGGACTTGGTGAAATATAAGGGCAAGCAACTGGCTATTCCATACGTGAACGTGCCGGCCAAGATCGTGCCGGTTGTACGTCAGGATTGGTTAGATACGCTTGGACTACAGCCTCCGACGAATCTGGAACAATATGAAGAGGTGCTGAAGCAATTCACGAAGAATGACCCGGATAAGAACGGTCAGGATGACACCTACGGCTTAGGCGCGACGGGCAACTGGAAAGGCGACTTTACGATGATCTTCGGCGCGTTCGGTATCATGCCGTTTGACTCTGGTAATATCCGCCAGAGCTATCTGAAGGACGATACGATCTATCCGTCTCAGATCGCAAGTGAATATAAGGAGGCCATTACGTATATCAAAGGTCTGTGGGATCAGAAGTTGATCGATCCCGAGCTCTTCATCATCAAGGGAGATCAAGCGAATCAGAAGCTCGTTCAGAGCAAAGCAGGCACGTTCACAGCATGGTGGTCCATCGCGCCGCAAGTGCTTAAGGTGAACCTGAAAATGAATGAAATCAATCCGGCAATGGTCTGGGATCCGATTGTTCCCGCAATCGTGGGGCCGACCGGACAAAGCGGCCTCGAATCGCGTGGCTCCATTAACGGTACAATCAACATCTCCGCCAAGGCGAAGGATCCGGTCGCAGCCATTAAGTTTCTGGATTACGTGGCGACGGATGAAGGCTGGGAGCTTGCGAACTACGGCATCAAGGGCGAGCATTATAACGATGTGCTGGAAGGCCGCACCGAAGCTGGCAACAAGGCGATGGAAGAGAAATGGCTGGACCCGCTGGCTCAGATTATCAACCGCAATGACATAATGGATAAAATTGCACAATCTTCCACAGATCCGGTTCAGCAGGAGAACAATCGCTTCATCTATGCGGCAAGAGAATATAATCTATACGAGGATGTCTTCTTCGGGGTGCCGATGACGGACGACCAGAAGACATACGGACCGGACCTCGAGAAGTATGAGGACGAGATGTTCATCAAGTTCGTGACGGGTGTCGAGTCGCTCAGCAACTGGGATCAATACGTGGACAACTGGAAGAATAAAGGTGGTAAAGCGATCCACGAATCTCGTACAAAAGCGTATAACGAGCTCAAAGGAACATCTTACAAAGCCGGCGTATAA
- a CDS encoding carbohydrate ABC transporter permease yields MQKKGIVDVLILIFLLLLSVTTLYPILNLLFVSLSSMDEVVKSNGMMLYPKSINLDGYRYIFRHAGLSDAYMMTIFITVVGTAINLIMTTLGAYVLSVKDMPGRNPLMMFVLVTMFFSGGLIPSYLVIKGLGMVNTVWALLLPGAISAWLLILMRNFFQSIPKELRESAKIDGSSEYGVLWRIMLPLSLPIMATLALFYGVGHWNEYINVIIYINDEKLSTLQVLLRRMYTSGAISEIDGDALPPPVETVRAATVILTSLPIISVYPFLQRYFVQGMIVGAVKG; encoded by the coding sequence ATGCAGAAAAAAGGTATCGTCGATGTGCTTATTCTCATATTCTTACTGCTGCTCAGCGTCACGACGCTGTATCCGATACTGAACCTGCTCTTCGTGTCCTTGTCTAGCATGGACGAGGTCGTCAAGAGCAACGGCATGATGCTGTATCCGAAGTCGATTAATCTAGACGGATACCGATATATATTCCGCCATGCAGGGTTATCCGACGCTTACATGATGACGATTTTCATTACGGTCGTCGGTACAGCGATTAACCTCATTATGACCACGTTGGGCGCCTACGTCCTGTCAGTCAAGGATATGCCGGGCCGCAATCCGCTCATGATGTTTGTGCTGGTCACGATGTTTTTCAGCGGCGGCCTCATTCCGTCCTATCTGGTTATTAAAGGGCTTGGAATGGTCAACACGGTGTGGGCACTGCTTTTACCGGGAGCGATCAGCGCATGGCTGCTTATCCTCATGCGCAACTTCTTCCAATCGATTCCGAAGGAGCTGCGTGAATCGGCCAAGATCGATGGCAGCTCCGAATACGGCGTGCTCTGGCGGATTATGCTTCCCCTGTCACTGCCCATCATGGCTACGCTTGCCCTGTTCTACGGCGTCGGCCACTGGAACGAATATATTAATGTCATTATCTACATCAACGATGAGAAGCTGTCCACGCTTCAGGTGCTGCTAAGAAGGATGTACACTTCAGGCGCCATCAGCGAGATCGACGGTGATGCGCTGCCGCCTCCGGTTGAGACCGTGCGTGCGGCGACGGTTATCCTGACTTCGTTGCCGATCATTAGCGTGTATCCGTTCCTGCAGCGTTATTTTGTCCAGGGGATGATCGTGGGAGCGGTCAAGGGTTAA
- a CDS encoding ABC transporter permease subunit, producing the protein MKPLTVQEGELLATTGRGRRRGWSKLRPFVPLYILFLPVLAYYLIFSYAPMAGLIIAFKNYNFLDGIFGSQWVGWQHFERFLQNGDFWVVFKNTILLAFYRLLFGFPAPILFALLVYEMRFRKVKRLIQTISYLPHFLSWVVVYAIAYNFLSDVGIINSIISAFGGERIPFLGDPSYFRSIFVGSSVWKEIGWSAIIYLAALTRIDTDLYEAASIDGASRWHRLWYVTIPGIQTIVSIMLLLALGNILSVSFEQVVVMMNPMVSPVAEVIDYYVYRVGLLGANNFSYATAVGLFRSIIAVMIVLIANWLAKKLDEDGGLW; encoded by the coding sequence ATGAAACCCCTTACTGTTCAAGAAGGCGAGCTCCTTGCGACGACGGGCCGGGGCCGGCGGCGTGGCTGGTCAAAGCTCAGGCCGTTCGTCCCTTTGTACATCCTGTTTCTGCCGGTGCTCGCGTATTATCTGATTTTCAGCTATGCACCGATGGCTGGGTTGATCATCGCCTTCAAAAACTACAATTTCCTGGACGGAATTTTCGGAAGCCAATGGGTGGGCTGGCAGCATTTCGAGCGGTTCCTGCAGAACGGCGATTTCTGGGTCGTATTCAAAAACACGATTCTGCTTGCGTTCTATCGGCTATTGTTTGGTTTTCCTGCGCCGATTTTGTTCGCTTTGCTGGTCTATGAGATGAGATTCAGGAAGGTGAAGCGACTCATCCAGACGATATCCTATCTGCCGCATTTTCTGTCGTGGGTCGTCGTGTATGCGATTGCATACAACTTCCTCTCCGACGTCGGCATCATTAACTCCATTATAAGTGCTTTCGGCGGAGAGCGGATTCCATTCCTCGGCGATCCATCGTACTTCCGCAGCATATTTGTAGGAAGCTCGGTCTGGAAGGAAATAGGTTGGAGCGCAATCATCTACTTGGCGGCGCTGACCCGTATCGACACCGATCTGTATGAAGCGGCCTCCATTGATGGGGCGAGTCGCTGGCACAGATTGTGGTATGTCACCATTCCAGGGATTCAGACCATCGTCAGCATTATGCTGCTGCTGGCCCTCGGCAACATCCTTTCCGTCAGCTTCGAGCAAGTTGTCGTGATGATGAATCCGATGGTATCTCCGGTCGCGGAGGTTATCGATTATTACGTGTATCGTGTCGGTTTACTTGGGGCCAATAACTTCAGCTACGCAACGGCTGTCGGTCTGTTCCGCTCCATTATTGCTGTCATGATCGTATTGATTGCCAACTGGCTTGCGAAAAAGCTTGACGAGGACGGTGGTTTGTGGTGA
- a CDS encoding AraC family transcriptional regulator, protein MSSKANGRRQRSATDEFTNLFLANYPIHCELRSGALHQKPLHRHNGYEIYLCLGGNGTYLVEDRLYPLHAGTLTIIPPHILHHPFSKPGTELRRCVLAVSEEYLELLTGACPSSSRDITALLTGGSAGSHYFLSAAQLEQARTLTDSLERAMTSEKLLGELKTLTRFAELLLLIGSLREAPLSQGNGGSADERLIGDVIAYLASSYREELRIEDLLTRFPVSRSRLLRLFKDTTGYSIIQFLTEYRMNKAKCLLTDTDLPISEVAAQAGFGDLSHFFHLFRRTNRLTPKQYRGQAQTRQ, encoded by the coding sequence ATGTCGAGCAAAGCAAACGGACGGCGACAACGATCCGCAACCGATGAATTTACGAACCTTTTCCTCGCCAATTATCCTATTCACTGCGAGTTACGCTCGGGGGCGCTTCACCAGAAACCCCTTCACCGCCATAACGGCTACGAAATCTATCTATGCTTGGGCGGGAACGGTACCTATCTCGTCGAGGATAGACTGTATCCGTTGCATGCAGGCACACTGACCATCATTCCTCCCCATATACTGCATCATCCCTTCTCGAAGCCGGGGACCGAATTACGGAGATGCGTTCTCGCCGTTAGCGAAGAGTACTTGGAGCTACTGACCGGAGCTTGTCCTTCTTCGTCCAGAGATATCACGGCTCTGCTCACCGGCGGCTCCGCGGGCAGCCACTATTTCTTGTCTGCCGCGCAACTAGAGCAAGCCCGTACGCTAACAGATTCGCTGGAGCGCGCCATGACATCAGAGAAGCTGCTGGGCGAGCTAAAAACGTTGACTCGCTTCGCGGAGCTGCTTCTGCTCATCGGCAGCTTGCGAGAAGCTCCGCTCTCGCAAGGGAATGGAGGCAGTGCAGACGAGCGGTTGATCGGAGACGTGATTGCCTATCTCGCCAGCTCCTATCGCGAGGAGCTTCGAATTGAAGATCTGTTGACCCGCTTTCCCGTATCCCGGTCGCGCCTGCTTCGCCTGTTCAAGGATACAACCGGCTATTCCATCATTCAGTTTCTAACCGAATATCGGATGAATAAGGCGAAATGCCTGCTCACGGATACCGACCTTCCCATATCCGAGGTAGCGGCGCAGGCGGGCTTCGGCGACCTGTCCCACTTCTTTCATTTGTTCCGCAGGACGAACAGGCTTACGCCCAAGCAATATCGCGGGCAAGCACAGACACGGCAGTAG
- a CDS encoding glycoside hydrolase family 88 protein yields the protein MGLLLIEGQAERIWLQMKMDHLGNWGMDINKWDWVPGVGVIALLDYAEAVRSQEVKEYLLNWVRQNKEKAEQEPVINSIAPYAIFPELYRESGDEWLKEETSRVAQWLVLYAPRTREGAFEHTVTENVEFSEQVWADTVFMAVLFLARAAKLLGNSAYAEEAQHQVLLHLRLLEDRDAGVLFHGWNCSTADHMSAARWTRANAWIAAGVPMVVEEIARLADISQELHERYLRLMTSLVSFQQSEGLWSTVMNESSYYREVSGSAGIAYGIWKGLESGLLPADESFETAARKALLAIRLYIGEDGMVGGVSGGTPVMESVEAYNGIPVYPTLYGQGLTIMLLGEAIRRGEVDHESGGTAGAYP from the coding sequence GTGGGGTTGTTGTTAATTGAAGGGCAGGCGGAACGGATATGGTTGCAGATGAAGATGGATCACTTGGGGAACTGGGGCATGGATATCAACAAATGGGATTGGGTGCCGGGTGTTGGAGTTATTGCCTTGCTTGATTATGCCGAAGCTGTTCGGAGCCAAGAAGTGAAGGAGTATCTCTTGAATTGGGTTCGGCAGAATAAGGAAAAGGCCGAGCAGGAGCCTGTCATTAACTCCATCGCTCCTTACGCGATTTTTCCGGAATTATACCGGGAGTCAGGCGATGAATGGCTCAAGGAAGAGACGTCGCGGGTGGCGCAATGGCTGGTTCTGTACGCGCCGCGAACGAGAGAAGGCGCTTTTGAACATACAGTTACCGAAAATGTGGAATTCTCGGAGCAGGTTTGGGCAGATACGGTGTTTATGGCTGTGCTGTTTCTGGCAAGGGCAGCGAAGCTTCTGGGGAATTCAGCATACGCCGAGGAGGCGCAGCATCAGGTGCTGCTCCATCTGCGTCTGCTGGAGGATCGCGACGCCGGCGTCTTGTTCCACGGTTGGAACTGCAGCACGGCCGATCATATGTCTGCGGCCCGTTGGACGCGAGCGAACGCGTGGATAGCAGCTGGCGTTCCGATGGTCGTGGAAGAGATCGCCCGGCTAGCGGATATTTCACAGGAATTGCATGAACGTTATCTACGGTTGATGACGAGTCTCGTGTCATTCCAGCAAAGTGAGGGTCTGTGGAGTACAGTAATGAACGAATCTTCCTATTACAGGGAAGTTTCGGGCAGCGCAGGCATTGCCTACGGTATCTGGAAAGGATTGGAGTCTGGGCTGCTGCCAGCTGATGAAAGCTTTGAGACTGCGGCAAGAAAGGCATTGTTGGCCATTCGTCTTTACATTGGAGAAGACGGCATGGTAGGGGGTGTCTCCGGGGGAACTCCAGTAATGGAATCGGTAGAGGCGTACAATGGCATCCCCGTCTATCCGACGTTATATGGCCAAGGTCTGACTATTATGCTGTTGGGGGAAGCAATTCGGAGAGGAGAGGTCGATCATGAATCGGGAGGAACTGCTGGAGCTTATCCGTAA
- a CDS encoding glycoside hydrolase family 88 protein — MRKFECNEDEVKELIDRVVRRTMNMDFTWNWSCGVAFYGICKAWEVTGNQEYIDFLVKWVDEYLELGLPPMMVNACAMGHTMLTLHEATGDSKYLDLALMKAEYLRKEAIRFGEGVFQHTVSSQNDFPEQAWADTLFMAAYFLLRLGFKLDNKEYIDDALNQFYWHEEYLQDTKTNLFYHAWDNVRKDHLSGIYWGRANAWAAYTMAQAYKMLNPFMPMWMQIGGALGDQLTSLVRLQSPNGLWHTVLNDDTSYEETSASAGIAAALVSYAHPLHQNYMAKAYEGILANIDEDGSVRNVSAGTAVMYSSDDYKVISKKRVQGWGQGLTLAYLVALLQNKEVVSNI, encoded by the coding sequence ATGCGTAAATTTGAATGCAACGAAGATGAAGTAAAGGAGCTTATAGACCGTGTAGTCCGCAGAACAATGAATATGGATTTCACTTGGAATTGGTCTTGCGGGGTAGCTTTTTACGGGATTTGCAAAGCATGGGAAGTGACGGGGAATCAAGAGTACATCGATTTTCTAGTCAAATGGGTGGACGAATATTTGGAACTTGGGCTGCCGCCAATGATGGTCAATGCTTGTGCTATGGGCCATACCATGCTGACGCTGCATGAAGCTACAGGAGACTCGAAATATCTTGATCTGGCCCTGATGAAAGCCGAATATTTACGGAAGGAAGCTATTCGATTCGGGGAAGGTGTATTCCAACATACCGTATCCTCCCAAAATGATTTTCCAGAGCAAGCTTGGGCGGATACGTTGTTCATGGCAGCCTATTTCCTGCTTCGCCTTGGATTTAAACTAGACAATAAAGAATACATTGACGATGCGCTCAATCAATTTTACTGGCATGAAGAATATTTGCAGGACACGAAAACGAATTTGTTCTATCATGCCTGGGATAATGTAAGGAAAGATCATCTGTCCGGTATTTACTGGGGCAGAGCCAATGCATGGGCCGCCTACACGATGGCACAAGCCTATAAAATGCTGAATCCCTTTATGCCAATGTGGATGCAGATCGGTGGTGCACTCGGCGATCAACTAACTTCTCTGGTCAGGCTGCAATCACCAAACGGGCTGTGGCATACAGTATTGAATGATGATACTTCCTATGAGGAAACCTCAGCTTCCGCCGGTATTGCTGCCGCACTGGTTTCCTATGCGCACCCTCTGCATCAAAATTATATGGCCAAAGCTTATGAAGGCATTTTGGCAAACATAGATGAAGATGGTTCGGTCCGCAATGTATCTGCAGGTACGGCGGTAATGTATAGTTCAGATGATTATAAAGTCATATCCAAGAAGAGAGTTCAAGGCTGGGGCCAAGGCTTGACATTGGCCTATTTGGTAGCCCTGCTTCAGAATAAGGAAGTTGTCAGTAACATATAG
- a CDS encoding AraC family transcriptional regulator: MTVQSLPNLLHFGSIDEPLWIEFDRRIGHHSMTNTHYHKSYEIYYLYSGERNFFIGDSVHHILPGDMVLIDSNIVHKTSGLSIPNHERVVLHFGQPFFNGISPEDTDLLLAPFTDGHPLIRLNLQERMHVEELLSSLLTELNECPLGYQLHIRNMAIELMLFTARHILKRKSLPDIELTPVQQKVTDIIRHINLNYREPLHLDDISKHFFISKGHLCRVFKEVTGFGFTQYINITRVKEAENLLRGTSWSVTQVSEQCGFENFSHFGRVFKKLSGLSPRAYRKQEK; encoded by the coding sequence ATGACTGTTCAATCGCTTCCTAACCTGCTTCACTTCGGCTCGATAGACGAACCCTTGTGGATCGAGTTCGACCGGAGAATCGGCCATCATTCTATGACTAACACCCACTACCATAAATCGTACGAAATCTATTATCTATACAGCGGGGAAAGGAACTTCTTTATCGGGGATTCGGTCCATCATATCCTCCCTGGTGATATGGTGCTCATCGACTCCAACATCGTGCACAAAACGTCAGGGCTCAGCATCCCCAATCACGAACGGGTCGTCCTCCATTTTGGTCAACCCTTCTTTAATGGAATTTCGCCGGAGGATACAGATCTGCTTCTAGCTCCCTTCACCGATGGCCATCCGCTGATCAGACTTAATCTGCAGGAGAGGATGCACGTGGAAGAGCTGCTTAGCTCTCTGCTTACCGAACTTAACGAATGCCCCCTAGGCTATCAACTGCACATCCGGAACATGGCTATTGAATTAATGCTGTTCACAGCTCGCCACATTCTGAAGCGTAAATCTTTGCCTGATATTGAACTTACACCAGTCCAGCAGAAGGTGACGGATATTATCCGCCACATTAATCTGAACTACAGGGAACCGCTGCATCTGGACGATATTTCCAAGCATTTTTTTATTAGTAAGGGCCACTTGTGCCGCGTATTCAAGGAGGTCACCGGCTTCGGCTTTACCCAGTACATCAATATTACTCGGGTAAAAGAGGCCGAAAATCTCCTGCGCGGAACAAGTTGGAGTGTTACTCAGGTGTCGGAACAGTGTGGGTTTGAGAACTTTTCCCACTTCGGCAGAGTGTTCAAAAAGCTGTCTGGCCTGTCCCCCCGTGCCTATCGGAAACAGGAAAAGTGA